CTAACTTGTAGAATCAGTTTCTTGCGTTACATTCTTATTACTAAATGTCTGCATGGGGACATCCGTACGAGCTATTCGTCCCCATGTCATTCGTCCACAAGACATCCGTTGACAAAACACCCATGACCCGTCTACAAAACATTCGTTCACAACACACTCATATGTTAAAATCTTCATCTTCATCTTTGTTACGCTTTACGTTTTCCTTTCCTAAAGAGATTCTTATGTAACTGTTAGGATGAAAACACTATGGAATCTTATATGCTATTTAGGCCACAAAATAGTTCACAAAATTTTAAAATATATGCTATTTATGCCACAAAATAATTCACAAATTTTTTAAATATATCGAATTGGATATTAAATTTTATAAGACAAAAAAGTGTTATAACTTATTATACCAATTTTTTTGTATGTTTCTTATAAAATGAGAAATTTGTAGAAAAATACATAACCATGTTATTCAAAAAAAAAACAAGGAAAAACTTACACAAAAGAGTAGTTTCGTCCTGATTTTAGTAAAGCACATCACAAAAGTGCTCTTCATGTGAGAAGTGTGTCTACGTGAAAGAAGGAAACTCCAAAGTGTGACAAATTGTTATTCACTCAAAAAAAGAATCATTTCACTTCTCGACACAACAAGATCTAAAAGAAACCATATTATTATTTTTCTCTCAAATTAATAGAAATGGAGCGGAAGCAGATCAAAGCTATGTTCTTTATCTTAACAATGATTATGGCTTTGGTTTGTCATCATCAGTCAGAAGCTATATCATTTGTTGGTCGTCTGAAATGCGTGTTAGATATAAGGAGCGTCGAGGGCTGTGTGGATGCCATAAAGAAAGCTACAAAGGGAGACTCTCGTGGTTTGGATAAGCAATGCTGCGACGCCATTAGTGGCCTCACCAATGACTGTTTGCCGATTATCTTCTCCGGAGGCCCCGCCATTGGCTTACTCGTTAAAGCTGCTTGCACTCATAAATTCGATGACGTTAATTAATAATTATTGGATCATACGAGCCGAGGCATGTACGACTCGAAACCATATAATTGTATTTGTATCATGCATTGCTTTTTATTTTTTTGAAAAGGAAAAAAGAAACAGATATATATATGTCCAACGAAATCAATAATCATTGTATTGTCAACTAAAAAAAAATTGTATTGTCAACTAGAAATTTATACGAAATAACCATAAAAATCAAAAAAAGTTAACTGGTATAAAAAAAATCATACAATGTAAAATAGAAATTATAAAAACACTACTGGATATATATAAACTAGCTGATTTAAGCGCTGATGTTTGTGCTGTTGCACTCCTGGTTCGATGAGTGCAGTGTTTTGCGCCATAAATTGTATCAGCAAAAGCTGGTTACAAGGCCATGAGAGAGATTTAGGACACAAAACCCAAACTCCTCCCAGTTAAGAAAAACACTCACACAAGAACAAACAATGTTCTTAAAAACAATGTTCTTAAAAAAATTACAAGAACAAGAAACACTTGCCCAAAAAAACCATAGGGTCCGATTGTTGTTTAACCTTGGAAACTTTAGAGGCTTTAGATTAATTGTAAAGTCTTTAAAGCCAAATTTATTCCAATCCGACTTTAAGTTCTCTAAATTCCTAAAAGTCTTCCTAAAAAAATCTCAAAGCCAAAATAACTAATTTTACTCTTTAACGTGATTTATTTTTTTAAAGCCACAATTTCAGGTTTTTAAGTATTTCTAAAGCCACTTCTGATTTTTTCAATTATACTCCCTCCGTTTCATATTAAGTGTCGTTTTAGAGAATTTTTTTCGTTACAAAATAAGTGTCGTTTTTGATTTTCAATGCAAAATTTATTAATTTTATGCAAAATTTATTTTTCTATTGGTTGAAATATGGTTAGATGTATAGGGAATAGTGTTTTTTATAGGAAATATACAAAATTAATTGTTTTCTTAATCCGTGTGCTGAAACCTAGAATGACACTTATAATAATGAAACAGCCAAACAAGAGGGAGTAAGTCTCAACAGCCAAAGTAAAATTAAAAGTCCTAAACAATGGGACACATAAGTTGGTGTTTAAAGATAATAAATGGGTCAGATGAAGTAAATAGGCTGAAGAAACTTAATGGGCCAACACAATTTTAGAAGGAAAAAGAAGCCCAACCATGAATAAACTTCAGCTTCAACATTCACGGTCGTGTCTTCGGCCTAAAGCGGCGATGTTCTTCCAAGTCTACCATCTTGTCGATTCCTTATGGGCATCTCATTTACATCATAAACAATCTTCTGGGCATTGAGAATCTTCGATAAAGTGAACAACTTTGGCCTGTAGAATCATTTAACAGACACAGGTTTCTCTCTTCTTCTTTGGGGGGTTTTTAGGTTCTGGAAATGAGAGGAATCTTTCTCATTAGATCACTTCTGAGAGCTTCTGCAGTTAGCTCTTCACGATCTATTACTGTTTTGCCTTATTCAAGCAGTAAGCGTACCGTTCGACCATGTCTGGATCCTCCTCTAGCTTATGTTCTTCCTTTGTTTCTCTGTTCTTCCTTCTCTACTTCGAAGCTAGTGGGATTGAACCAGAGTAATGATGATGATGAAGAAGATGAGGAAGAGATTGACTCTACTATAATAGAAAACAACGTTGTTTCAGAGGATGTTCAGACCATCTCAAAGCTCTTGAAAGCCTGTGGTAACAACCGTAAGGAGCTGAGAGAGAAGCTTGAGGAGTGTAGTGTGAAGCCATCAAACTCACTAGTGGTGGAGATACTCTCTCTATCCCGCAATGACTGGGAAACTGCATTCACATTCTTCCTTTGGGCACGTAAGCAGCAGCGAGGCTATATCCATTCAGTTCGCGAGTACCACTCTATGATCTCTATCCTCGGTAAAATGCGAAAGTTCGATACCGCTTGGACTTTAATCGACGAGATGAGAAAGCTCAGCCCTTCTCTAGTGAGCTCGCAGACGTTATTAATCATGATCAGGAAGTACTGTGCGGTGCACGACGTGGGGAAAGCTATAAACACGTTCCACGCGTACAAAAGATTCAAACTAGCGACGGGGATCGATGAGTTCCAGAGCCTTCTCTCCGCTCTCTGTAGATACAAGAACGTTCAGGACGCAGAGCATTTGATCTACTGTAACAAGGAAACGTACCCCTTCGACGCTAAGAGTTTCAACATCGTACTCAACGGGTGGTGCAATGTGATAGGCAGCCCGCGCCAGGCGGAGAGGGTGTGGATGGAGATGGGGAATGTTGGTGTACAGCACGACGTCGTGTCGTATTCTTGCATGATGTCTTGCTACTCCAAGGGAGGGAGCTTGAACAAGGTGCTCAGGCTTTTCGACCGGATGAAGAAAGAGCGTATGGAGCCGGATAGGAAAGCGTACAACGCGGTGGTGCACGCTCTAGCTAAAGGCGGGTTTGTAGCCGAGGCGACGAGTTTGGTGAAGACGATGGAGGAGGAGAAAGGGATGGAGGCTAACGTTGTGACGTACAACTCTCTCATCAAGCCTCTGTGCAAGGGTAAGAAGACAGAAGAGGCTAAGAGGGTGTTCGACGAGATGATTGAGAAAGGGATTGTGCCGACGATACGCACTTACCATGCGTTTATGAGGATACTGAGGACAGGGGAGGAGGTTTTTGAGATGTTGGGTAAAATGAGAAAGATGGGGTGTGAGCCGACTGTGGATACGTATGTAATGTTGATCAGGAAGTTCTGTAGGTGGCGTGATTTTGATAATGTGGCGGTGTTGTGGGATGAGATGAAGGTAAGAGGTGTTGGTCCGGATCTTAGCTCGTATATTGTGATGATACATGGGTTGTTCTTGAATGGTAAGGTGGATGAAGCTCATGGGTACTATAAGGAGATGAAGGAGAAGGGGCTGAGAGCGAATGAGAAGGCTGAGGAGTTGATTCAGAGCTGGTTTGAAGGAAAAGAATGTGCAGATAAGGGGGTGATGGGTTTGAAAGGTGATGTGTGTGGTGTTGATAAAGAAGGTGTTGTTGAAGATATGATTCAAAGCCGTTATGCAGAGAAGGGAGTGAAAGGTGATGTGTGTGGTGTGGGTAAAGAAGGTACTGTGAAGAAGGCTGAGAGAGAAGGAAACTTTCTGCAGCAGCCTGAGGTGAGAAGGGTTGTGAGAGGACATGGATACTCGTTTTGGGATGAGTAGAAAGCTAGAGAGAGAGAGAGAGATTAGCTTGTTCTGTTTTAGGTCTGATCATTACCTTGTTGTTTTTGCTTTGAGAAGAGTTATAGTCGAGTGTTCTTGGGGAATGTTCTGAACGAGAAGACTAAACACATATATTGAACAATCACTATTTATATAAAAGAGAGAATCTCCTTTGAACCTTTCTATGTTTGTAGTAGATTCAAACCAAGAGGATAATCATGTATGTGTTTTCCAATATTTACCACCATACATTTTTTGGTTCTAACCCTAAATCAAGACACAAATTAGATAAATACACACTAAACATAAAAAACTAACGAGAAAGTATTGAAACTTCATTGGTCCGTCTCTAACCTTCCTTGTGTGTTGAAGTAAAAGAGAGTAAGATAGTTTTTTTTTTGCTGTTCTTGTTGTCATCTTGAAGCTGAAAGAAAGGTATGGAATTTTTCTATTCTATCCAACTTACGTTGCTCCCATGATTTGTCTTGTGACAAGTCATCACTCTTCTTATGCTTCTTCTTCCTGTGGAAGTAATCTTCCGTGTCCAAAACATACGAAATCTACAACAAGGGATGTTATGAATATACATAAGAGCGAGATGAAGCAATCAGCTCTTATTTATGTGTAGAATGGTTTCTAGTCGTTACCTTGTAGGAAGAGCAAGACATCTTGCACTCAAGGCCATTGGTTACTTTTACACCTTCCATTGCCTTGCAGGCAACTGCAAGATCATCCAGGCCAGAGTATCCACGCATGTTCCTGCACATAAAGAATTCAATGAAAGGACTTGGTATTAACTGTCTGAACCATTCCAATAAGTAATGGAACTATACCACACACTATACAGCAAGAGCTCGATATATATGTGACTAGAGAGAGGTAAAAGGTACTGAAACTCAATATATACCTTTGTAACAGAATTGGCTGCGGCACTACTTTTTTCCCTGATGAGTTGGAAAGAAACTCTTTTTGCAGATAACTAGCAAACGTTGGTTCCATGGAAACTGCATAAGCCTCAGGCTTTTCGATTATATTATCCATAAGCTGGATTGACAAACGAGAAGGAGAGGACGACTACATAGAATTGAAACACACAGGGGTCAATGAACAATCATAGTTCCTCAATGGAAAGATATATGAGAATTTGTTTTAGTGTTCTTACACATTCCAACCGATAAATGTTTTCCTCGTGAAGGAGGATCCTGGCGTTTTCATAATAGACAGAGTCAACGACCCTATCAGGTTTCCGAGATTTCTCATACTCATACAACTGAAGAAGCTTGTTGTCAGTATCGTCCGCTACAACAGCTTGAAGCTGCAATATATGAAATGAAGTCAAAAGGTTATAAATGACCAAATCAAAACCAATAAAGCTGGTGCTGAAGATTACCTGTTTAACCAATTTGTATATCAGTTTCTCCAAGGTGAATAAAACATATGATTGGTTTCCAATGATAACTCGGCATTCATCCTCAAATTTGGAGCTTTCAGCTGAGCCATTAAGCAGACTAAACAGAGCACTCATAAACCTGCACAACATACACACACAAAAAAAAAACAAAGTTTATAAGTTGTTTTTACTGAACTGAACAAACAACCTCCATAGTCTAGGAATGTACCTTGCATAAGGATCTGGTGAACTAGTAGAATCTTTCGTGTTTCTCCGATTGCAATATGTCTTTGCAGAGGAAATTCTCTCGTACAGTATCTGGAAATTAAAACCAAATTATTAGAAGAAAAAAATACAAAATCATCTCAAGGTAAGTTTTCAGACATTCACTCACTCGATGAAGCCTGAAAAGAACATAGAAGTCGTCATTCCCATAGAAAACTCTGGAATCTTGTTTTCTTTCATCCGCTGCAGCTACATGCTTTGAAAGAGGCTTAACGGATAATAGAACACGTTCTGACAATGGAAGCAACCCACTGTCTTCTATAAGATGTGACTCCATACCCTCTGCCTCTCCTTCACTTTCAGCTTTACCATGATCACCTTCTTCCTCCACACCATTATCGTCCTGTGAACACTCGTCACCAACAGATTCAGTTCCCGACGCGTCCTCGCCACCTTCTGAAGCATCATCACCATCCTCATCGTCAGCGTCATCATCATTTTCTCCTACAGCTTCAACAGAATGTTCTGGTTTGGCAGTAGACTTCAGTTCACGATCTTCATAAACAACATAGTTGTTGTCTTCGGAATCACCAATAGGTGACAGTTCACCTTCCTCCTTCTCGATTTTGGATGGACTACCGGATTCATCTTCATTACTGCTGGCTTTAGAAGTATCTGGCTTCACTCCATTTGCTATAGCTATAGTTCTACCAATATCACCAACCTAGAGATACGACCATGAATAATGAGAATAGTCAGAAGAGTCCTTAGAAAGCAGACTAGGCAAGTATAAACATATAATTAAAATGTGAAACTGAGTCCTGTACCTGGGTACGCTGAATGGCATCAATGTTATCATTCTTGTTTTCTACCCCACTTGGGAATGATGCACTTGAAGTGGCTACTCTTTCATCAACACCTCCGGATCTTTTATCAGCTCCATTTCCAGTTTCACGATCTTTCTGGGGATTTACAGCAGAAAAGGTGGCAACATCTTTACTAGCCTGATCAACATCCTTACCAGCTCCGGCATGTTTGGAGATCCCAGATGAACCATACTCATCTCCATTGGCAGCAAATTTTAGTTGCCTTGAAACCAAACTTACAGCGTCAGAACTCGCATTAGCCTCCCCACCCGTAACGTGATGCTTGGTTTCTGCAACATCTTCAACAGAATCTGACCCCTTGTCCCTGGGTGGAACATCAAGTATCAACTCCAGGAAACTGTCCCAGAGCCTCAGAACTTTACTGATCTGCTCTTTTGAAGAACATATCTCCTCACATGAAAATTGGACTAGTTTGAATAGATCCTCATGAATAGTTCTGTCGAGATATTCATGCTCGAAGTGAGGAACTATTGGTTGTCTGTATCCAGCAGAAATAGACAGAGGAACATCATCTTCTTTCTGAGACTTCTCTTTAAGGTCCTTGATGTCAGCCACTAGCGCTGGAATTCAAGCAAAATTAAATATTAAAATTATGACACCAACGTAAATGCAAGAATAGACCCGTAACAAGTGAATGTATGCAATGGAGGATGAGGAAGAATTGTCTTTACTTACCTTTTGCACTCAAGTTCTTAGAATC
This genomic interval from Brassica oleracea var. oleracea cultivar TO1000 chromosome C2, BOL, whole genome shotgun sequence contains the following:
- the LOC106326968 gene encoding uncharacterized protein LOC106326968 — translated: MERKQIKAMFFILTMIMALVCHHQSEAISFVGRLKCVLDIRSVEGCVDAIKKATKGDSRGLDKQCCDAISGLTNDCLPIIFSGGPAIGLLVKAACTHKFDDVN
- the LOC106326966 gene encoding pentatricopeptide repeat-containing protein At5g15010, mitochondrial, yielding MRGIFLIRSLLRASAVSSSRSITVLPYSSSKRTVRPCLDPPLAYVLPLFLCSSFSTSKLVGLNQSNDDDEEDEEEIDSTIIENNVVSEDVQTISKLLKACGNNRKELREKLEECSVKPSNSLVVEILSLSRNDWETAFTFFLWARKQQRGYIHSVREYHSMISILGKMRKFDTAWTLIDEMRKLSPSLVSSQTLLIMIRKYCAVHDVGKAINTFHAYKRFKLATGIDEFQSLLSALCRYKNVQDAEHLIYCNKETYPFDAKSFNIVLNGWCNVIGSPRQAERVWMEMGNVGVQHDVVSYSCMMSCYSKGGSLNKVLRLFDRMKKERMEPDRKAYNAVVHALAKGGFVAEATSLVKTMEEEKGMEANVVTYNSLIKPLCKGKKTEEAKRVFDEMIEKGIVPTIRTYHAFMRILRTGEEVFEMLGKMRKMGCEPTVDTYVMLIRKFCRWRDFDNVAVLWDEMKVRGVGPDLSSYIVMIHGLFLNGKVDEAHGYYKEMKEKGLRANEKAEELIQSWFEGKECADKGVMGLKGDVCGVDKEGVVEDMIQSRYAEKGVKGDVCGVGKEGTVKKAEREGNFLQQPEVRRVVRGHGYSFWDE
- the LOC106326964 gene encoding paired amphipathic helix protein Sin3-like 2, giving the protein MKRMRDDVYSSGSQFKRSFTSSRRDSYVQSPIPASGGTGGGGRIGDEGVNSQKLTTHDALSYLKDVKEMFQDQRSKYDMFLEVMKDFKAQRTDTSGVIARVKELFKGHNNLIFGFNTFLPKGFEITLDDLEEEAPPKKTVEFEEAITFVNKIKKRFQHDVDVYKSFLEILNMYRKDDKDITEVYNEVSTLFEDHPDLLEEFTRFLPESLAPHSAAQFIRSQVQRYDDRGSGPPVVRRMLIDKDLRRRERAVASRGDRDHSVDRSDLNDDKAVVKMHRDPRKRGDKENRERRSRDLDHGEAAQDNLHHFPEKRNSSRKTEEFDAYSGHASHSDKSKLKGMYNQAFVFCEKVKEKLCSQDDYQTFLKFLNLFSSGIIHRKKLQNLVSDLLGKFPDLLDEFNQFFERCESNDSFQHLAGVMSNKSLSSDEHLSRLMKAEEKERDDKRDLEAAKEKERSKEKYMEKSIQELDLSECERCTPSYRLLPSDYPIPSVRHRQKSVAAVLNDHWVSVTSGSEDSFKHMRRNQYEESLFRCEDDRFELDMLLESVGSAAKSVEDLLNTIIEKKISFEGSFRVEDHFTALNLRCIERLYGDHGLDVTDLIRKNPAAALPVILTRLKQKQDEWTKCREDFNVVWKDVYAKNHYKSLDHRSFYFKQQDSKNLSAKALVADIKDLKEKSQKEDDVPLSISAGYRQPIVPHFEHEYLDRTIHEDLFKLVQFSCEEICSSKEQISKVLRLWDSFLELILDVPPRDKGSDSVEDVAETKHHVTGGEANASSDAVSLVSRQLKFAANGDEYGSSGISKHAGAGKDVDQASKDVATFSAVNPQKDRETGNGADKRSGGVDERVATSSASFPSGVENKNDNIDAIQRTQVGDIGRTIAIANGVKPDTSKASSNEDESGSPSKIEKEEGELSPIGDSEDNNYVVYEDRELKSTAKPEHSVEAVGENDDDADDEDGDDASEGGEDASGTESVGDECSQDDNGVEEEGDHGKAESEGEAEGMESHLIEDSGLLPLSERVLLSVKPLSKHVAAADERKQDSRVFYGNDDFYVLFRLHRILYERISSAKTYCNRRNTKDSTSSPDPYARFMSALFSLLNGSAESSKFEDECRVIIGNQSYVLFTLEKLIYKLVKQLQAVVADDTDNKLLQLYEYEKSRKPDRVVDSVYYENARILLHEENIYRLECSSSPSRLSIQLMDNIIEKPEAYAVSMEPTFASYLQKEFLSNSSGKKVVPQPILLQRNMRGYSGLDDLAVACKAMEGVKVTNGLECKMSCSSYKISYVLDTEDYFHRKKKHKKSDDLSQDKSWEQRKLDRIEKFHTFLSASR